Proteins encoded in a region of the Sander lucioperca isolate FBNREF2018 chromosome 4, SLUC_FBN_1.2, whole genome shotgun sequence genome:
- the LOC116052235 gene encoding 5-hydroxytryptamine receptor 4 — translation MDNSSLGLLGDANTSLQIELQSCTTLRNQVSRISLYAFLSVGIVCTVVGNFLVVLSIAYFKQLQSPTNSFVMSLAVADCLVGLVVMPYSMIRTVEGCWYFGVLFCKLHSSLDVMLCTASIFHLSCIAFDRYYAVCNPLVYSLKMSRSRVALLIVVCWAVPMLISFGPIMLDLHVAGVDILLPKDECVFLVNRIYAVMASLVAFYLPMAVMLIAYWKIFQAAKRQARQINAMESQMAAGVGKDSSKKQRHRNTMKRERKAAKTLGIIMGVFLIFWMPFFTVNIVDPFIEYSTEVVIWDIFLWLGYINSSLNPFLYGFFNRSFRRAFLMFIGCRVCLPGSSPGMELSHTKERGK, via the coding sequence ATGGATAACAGCAGTTTGGGATTGCTCGGAGATGCTAACACATCTCTTCAGATTGAACTTCAATCCTGTACTACATTGAGGAACCAGGTCTCTCGCATTTCACTGTATGCCTTCCTCTCTGTTGGCATCGTCTGCACAGTAGTGGGCAACTTTCTGGTGGTCTTGTCCATCGCCTACTTCAAGCAGTTGCAGTCACCCACAAACTCCTTTGTCATGTCCCTGGCAGTGGCTGACTGCCTTGTTGGCCTGGTAGTGATGCCATATAGTATGATTCGGACCGTGGAAGGATGCTGGTACTTTGGTGTCCTTTTTTGTAAGCTACACTCTAGCCTAGATGTCATGCTCTGCACTGCCTCTATATTTCATCTCAGCTGCATTGCCTTTGACCGCTACTATGCTGTCTGCAATCCGCTTGTTTACTCTTTAAAAATGTCCCGCAGTCGGGTAGCTCTCCTTATTGTTGTATGTTGGGCTGTTCCCATGCTCATTTCCTTTGGCCCCATAATGCTAGATCTCCATGTTGCTGGTGTAGACATCCTGCTCCCTAAAGATGAATGTGTGTTCTTGGTCAATCGCATTTATGCTGTCATGGCTTCCTTGGTAGCCTTTTACTTGCCGATGGCTGTCATGCTAATAGCTTACTGGAAGATCTTCCAAGCTGCCAAACGTCAGGCCAGGCAGATCAACGCCATGGAAAGCCAGATGGCTGCTGGAGTGGGCAAAGACTCAAGCAAGAAACAAAGACACCGAAACACTATGAAGAGGGAAAGAAAGGCAGCAAAAACTTTGGGGATAATTATGGGAGTTTTCCTAATCTTTTGGATGCCTTTCTTTACAGTCAACATTGTGGACCCGTTCATTGAATACAGCACGGAAGTGGTCATCTGGGATATATTTTTGTGGCTAGGATATATCAACTCATCTCTAAATCCCTTCCTGTATGGTTTCTTCAACCGTTCCTTCCGTAGGGCATTCCTAATGTTCATTGGCTGCAGGGTATGCCTGCCTGGATCCTCCCCTGGGATGGAGCTGTCGCACACTAAGGAAAGAGGCAAATGA